The following are from one region of the Carcharodon carcharias isolate sCarCar2 chromosome 27, sCarCar2.pri, whole genome shotgun sequence genome:
- the LOC121270609 gene encoding zinc finger protein 239-like: protein MEKPWKCWECATGFRTPSALEIHRRIHTGEKPFICSMCGKGFTHSSHLFTHQQVHTGERPFTCTECGKGFTCSSHLQTHQQVHAGERPFTCSVCGKGFSESSTLQSHRAVHTGERPFICSVRKKGFTRLTNMLRHQMAHTEERPFTCSVCGKGFTQSTSLRTHRHVHTGERPFSCKKCGKGFTHSSSLWKHQRFHTGERPFTCCLCEKGFSESSHLLRHQRVHTRERPFTCSECTKVFADSSSLRRHQRAHTEERDCSSVLSVGKDSLSQPTG, encoded by the coding sequence atggagaaaccatggaaatgttgGGAGTGTGCGACGGGATTCCGTACTCCGTCTGCACTGGAAATTCATCGACGGATTCACACCGGAGAGAAGCCGTTCATCTGCTCcatgtgtggaaagggattcacacACTCATCCCACCTGTTTACacatcagcaagttcacactggggagaggccattcacctgcactgagtgtgggaagggattcacttgctcatcccacctgcagacacaccagcaagttcacgccggggagaggccattcacctgctctgtgtgtgggaagggattcagtgaatCATCCACCCTGCAGAGTCACCGTGCagttcatactggggagaggccattcatctgctctgtgcgcaagaagggattcactcggttaaCCAACATGCTGCGACACCAGATGGCTCACACTGAAgagaggccatttacctgctccgtgtgtgggaagggattcactcagtcgaCCAGTCTACGGACACACCGACatgttcacactggagagaggccattcagctgcaagaagtgtgggaagggattcacacaCTCATCCAGCCTGTGGAAGCACCAGCGatttcacaccggggagaggccattcacctgctgtcTGTGTGAGAAAGGATTCAGtgagtcatcccacctgctgagacatcagcgagttcacaccagggagaggccattcacctgctctgaatgtacGAAGGTATTCGCTGATTCATCCAGCCTGCGAAGGCACCAGCGAgctcacacagaggagagagactgttcatctgttctgagtgtgggaaaggattcactgagTCAGCCAACTGGCTGA